One part of the Nitrospinota bacterium genome encodes these proteins:
- a CDS encoding amino acid adenylation domain-containing protein, with protein MKFSSITEVLSWRASRNGDKTAFTFLHEGKTPERSITFRQLDEQACALATTLKDLGAEGERALLIYPAGIEFVVAFMGCLYAGVIAVPLPPPDSARLKRSLPRLNLVAEDSGAKFVLCLGNMAQTLESSLVDYKWLKSMRLIATDGLGMAGQTGFKGAAAPEGIAYLQYTSGSTSDPKGVIVRHENIMANSMCVQRMWSYSEESVSLVWMPNFHDYGLVDGIIQPIFSGASSYLMSPMAFLKNPLRWVEAVSRFGVTNSGGPNFAFEYCAAKITPEKKAGLDLSRWKVAHCGAEPIRKVTVDSFTKEFSICGFDSRSFYAGYGLAEATLMVTTKRRGSEPPFFTASAASLEKDLAVPADGGQKARHIAGCGVPAGDMDVVIADPDSHARLEPGKIGEVWVAGQPVSPGYWGKEKESGDTFRAQLAGESAAKYLRTGDLGFMLDGELYITGRRKDLVIIGGVNHYPQDIELTVESCHPNLRKNGSAAFSVDVEGEERLCVVAEVDSAAKEFGAILRQIISAVSENHELEVFAAVLIRKGTLLKTTSGKVQRGACRKVFLEGGLEEAAVMRKKAIGHASHPAGGGTGAAGKIMAKEQAVNSISVLLAQRLGLRLEEIVPAETFSSFGLSSREAVRLAGELEEAFGMELAPTILWKYPTVDSLAGHLCGEADLAQPSSLERRNKNSSSEPIAIVGIGLKFPGADDPDSFWRMLLEGKDAISEVPAGRWPIEDYYDPAPATPGKMNTRWGGFIDGVDMFDAEFFGITPREAEAMDPQQRLVLETAWRALENAGIPPAGLAGSAGGVFIGVSADDYSRLQFNQSASSSAYAGTGSSLSLTANRLSYYLDLKGPSLAVDTACSSSLMAVHLAVGALRRGECDLALAGGVSLTLTPHATVALSQAKMLSPTGRCRTFGADADGYARGEGCGVVVMKSLSDALESGDRIIAIVRGSAVNQDGRSNGLTAPNGLSQVEVMRRALSDAGVEPRSVGYVEAHGTGTPLGDPIEMESIKTAFGGADGDEAPCHTSSVKTNIGHLEAAAGVAGLIKTALSLWHGKIPPHANLKKINPLIKLEGTRFAIPEKVETFHSHNGVRRAGVSSFGFGGANAHVILESHDQPIDAPSTPERPLHVIAISAKNGAVLMELAAKYLNLLESDPAIRLADLACAANAGRSHMPVRAAFVAGSCAELAEKLRVFIREGAPAKKSAGVKTGDTSRLPAHDEDMFASREKLEQLAAAYRDGVNVDWTKYYSRRRCTAFGAPLYPFQRKRHWALTEHHGTQPGRAATELPGEKIELADPPGGCVYQGAISAAATPWIAGHIINGEMALPGVAYMLMALDAAFGEGESVAGVEMNDIRFDNLIIVRGAGQKDIFTQCTPDGDGHSIAIYSAPDINHMKCGIRKYPRSGQSRGLLPVDEIKARLGEPSTGARFYEAWVGRGFSWSEGFNNVTDLWTGEGEALALVETPSGSGLGVRAGILDACGHSLAEIAGGMNKGVFVFKSADSFRMHLPIAGKKFWSHATGNYSAVENALTGDITIALETGEVAAEFRGVRLVFINAMAEAAAVPAAKEADPINDDLLQTYGADMEKAIRAWLASEAGRIFMIKEDEIDIDTPLGALGMDSLMAMDLADSISARLKIKISAVELMGDDVSLAGLAKHLAGPLPDTANEAAGLIIPEAPTAENFSPLSYGQRALWFVSKMSPDSAAYNVAFAAAIRSQIGHGALRAALDTLAQRHPALRTVFTMAGGEVKCRELEEGRIEFNVTQALGSDDAAVREQVNKAYGRPFDLENGPLARVDIFTRSPKDHVMLVTVSHIICDGWSLWLLMDEMGKLYGAQVKGTTADLPPVAKTYGDFTSWQKGMVDGPEGRKSLEYWTKRISGDIPPLDLPVDRPRPEVKTENGATVNFDMPGNVSEGIKRLAREANTTPYTVALSAFFAFLYRYTNQETLLAGSPMAARPSSGFYGVAGDFVNPVVMRADIKKGQTFRSLLDQTRAVVMEAMERQDYPFGLLVEKLKVRRDPARSPLFDVMFIYQKPQQSAGIIGMMAVAGNGASFEWGGLAMAPFGVAQQEGQMDLALEIAETPDAMFGSMKYNTDIYGSQTVSRMASHYMRMLEAAINSPDTPIAAAPMMRDEELRGEIDTWNATDIRFDMPRPVHEIFEEAARRAPQSPAVISETGRITYGELDAASDRIALRLVEEGCVPGGLAAVFMERSPEALAGIIGAMKAGLAYVPVDPEYPAQRVEFMLGDACPAAVIANSRTASRLAPGKWKIIPADSPLNGAKGPAKAKTEAKVAMDCLAYVIYTSGSTGTPKGVMVTHANLFNSTMARMAYYAKAPERYLLLSSLSFDSSVAGLFWTLCSGGAIVLPPKDFGKDIGSLADLIAREKVTHTLALPSLYSLLLGGPDASKLESLKVVIAAGEVIPPSLPVRHHDLAPGADFYNEYGPTEGTVWCCAHKCEADNGASAVPIGRPIANAKLYVLNEAMEPAPAGVAGELYIGGPQVAKGYLNQPELTEERFVADPFSRGGRLYRTGDIARRLKDGALEFIGRMDGQVKVRGYRIEQGEIEAALLAHPSVKEAAVTAWSDPSGGKRIVAYITSANGALDVLRIKEYLGGKLPSFMVPSAIVTLDAMPLSPNGKLDKKALPAPDMDTLRGENEYTPPSNEMETLIASVWGGLLNMEKVGARDNFFDMGGHSLLMARAHAALQEKMARNFSIVEMYKNPTIESLAAALAGNGDDGAPSAKLAEAAARGGLRGEMSRMRAARRGMKK; from the coding sequence TTGAAATTTTCCTCGATCACCGAGGTTTTATCATGGCGGGCCTCCCGCAATGGCGATAAAACAGCCTTCACGTTCCTTCATGAAGGCAAAACTCCGGAGCGTTCCATTACATTCCGGCAGTTGGACGAGCAAGCATGCGCATTGGCCACAACACTTAAAGACCTGGGCGCCGAGGGGGAAAGGGCGTTGCTCATATATCCCGCCGGGATCGAGTTTGTGGTGGCGTTCATGGGATGCCTGTATGCGGGCGTCATCGCCGTCCCCCTCCCGCCGCCGGACTCGGCAAGATTGAAAAGGAGCCTTCCAAGGCTCAACCTTGTGGCGGAGGATTCCGGGGCCAAATTCGTCCTTTGCCTGGGAAACATGGCGCAAACGCTGGAATCTTCCCTGGTGGACTACAAATGGCTTAAAAGCATGCGCCTGATCGCCACTGACGGCCTTGGGATGGCGGGGCAAACCGGATTTAAGGGCGCCGCCGCGCCGGAAGGCATAGCTTATCTGCAATACACCTCCGGCTCCACCTCCGATCCCAAAGGGGTGATAGTGCGGCATGAAAACATCATGGCCAACTCCATGTGCGTACAACGCATGTGGAGCTATTCGGAGGAGAGCGTATCGCTTGTGTGGATGCCCAATTTTCACGACTACGGGCTTGTGGACGGGATTATCCAGCCCATATTCTCCGGCGCTTCGTCATATTTAATGTCCCCGATGGCATTCCTGAAAAATCCGCTGCGGTGGGTGGAGGCGGTGTCGCGGTTCGGGGTGACAAACAGCGGAGGTCCGAACTTCGCCTTCGAATACTGCGCCGCCAAAATCACACCGGAGAAAAAAGCGGGGCTGGACCTTTCACGATGGAAGGTGGCCCATTGCGGCGCCGAACCGATCCGCAAGGTTACTGTGGACAGTTTTACGAAAGAATTTTCCATATGCGGATTCGACAGCCGATCGTTCTACGCCGGATACGGCTTGGCCGAGGCCACGCTGATGGTCACCACCAAACGCCGGGGGAGCGAACCGCCGTTTTTTACCGCCTCCGCCGCAAGCCTGGAAAAAGACCTGGCCGTTCCGGCGGATGGAGGGCAAAAGGCCCGTCATATCGCCGGATGCGGCGTCCCGGCGGGGGATATGGACGTGGTCATCGCCGATCCAGACAGCCATGCGCGGCTTGAGCCTGGAAAGATCGGCGAGGTGTGGGTGGCTGGCCAGCCGGTGTCGCCCGGCTACTGGGGGAAAGAAAAGGAGAGCGGCGATACTTTCCGCGCTCAACTTGCCGGGGAATCGGCCGCAAAATACCTTCGCACCGGCGACCTTGGATTCATGCTCGACGGCGAGTTGTATATCACAGGACGCCGAAAGGACCTGGTGATCATAGGCGGGGTGAACCATTATCCGCAGGACATCGAACTGACGGTGGAAAGCTGCCACCCGAACCTCCGCAAGAACGGGTCGGCCGCGTTTTCCGTGGACGTGGAGGGGGAGGAGCGGCTTTGCGTTGTGGCGGAGGTGGACAGCGCCGCCAAGGAATTTGGCGCGATACTCCGGCAAATCATCTCGGCGGTCTCGGAAAACCACGAGTTGGAAGTCTTTGCGGCGGTCCTTATCAGGAAGGGGACGTTATTGAAGACCACCAGCGGCAAGGTCCAGCGCGGCGCCTGCCGTAAAGTGTTCCTCGAAGGGGGGCTGGAGGAGGCCGCCGTAATGCGGAAGAAAGCCATCGGGCACGCGTCCCACCCGGCAGGCGGTGGAACTGGCGCGGCTGGAAAAATTATGGCTAAAGAGCAGGCGGTAAATTCAATATCCGTACTGCTCGCCCAAAGGCTTGGCCTGCGGTTGGAGGAAATCGTCCCCGCCGAAACGTTCTCAAGTTTCGGCCTGTCGTCGCGGGAGGCGGTACGTCTTGCCGGCGAACTTGAAGAGGCCTTCGGAATGGAGCTTGCGCCCACCATTCTCTGGAAATATCCGACGGTGGACTCTCTGGCGGGGCATTTATGCGGGGAAGCAGACCTGGCGCAGCCTTCATCTTTGGAGCGGCGCAACAAAAATTCAAGCAGCGAGCCCATCGCCATTGTGGGGATTGGCCTTAAGTTCCCGGGGGCGGACGATCCGGACTCGTTCTGGAGGATGCTTTTGGAGGGGAAGGACGCAATATCGGAAGTTCCCGCCGGAAGGTGGCCCATTGAAGATTATTACGATCCGGCCCCGGCCACACCCGGGAAGATGAACACCCGATGGGGAGGGTTCATCGACGGGGTGGACATGTTCGACGCTGAATTTTTCGGGATCACCCCCCGCGAGGCGGAAGCAATGGATCCGCAGCAGCGGCTTGTTCTGGAAACGGCATGGCGGGCGCTGGAGAACGCCGGGATTCCACCGGCGGGGCTTGCCGGATCGGCTGGCGGAGTGTTCATTGGCGTAAGCGCGGACGATTATTCCAGGCTCCAGTTCAATCAGTCGGCGTCGTCGAGCGCATACGCCGGCACAGGCTCATCGCTAAGCCTTACGGCCAACCGCCTGTCGTATTATCTGGACCTTAAAGGCCCTTCTCTGGCGGTGGACACGGCTTGCTCGTCATCCCTTATGGCCGTGCATCTTGCGGTGGGCGCCCTGCGGCGCGGCGAGTGCGATCTGGCGCTGGCCGGAGGGGTGAGCCTGACGCTCACACCGCACGCCACGGTGGCGTTGTCGCAGGCGAAAATGCTCTCTCCCACGGGGCGATGCAGGACTTTCGGCGCGGATGCGGACGGATACGCGCGCGGCGAAGGATGCGGCGTCGTGGTCATGAAAAGTCTTTCTGATGCGCTGGAAAGCGGCGACAGGATAATTGCAATTGTCCGCGGCTCGGCGGTGAACCAGGACGGCAGGAGCAACGGGCTGACCGCGCCAAACGGGCTTTCCCAGGTGGAAGTGATGCGCCGCGCGCTGTCGGACGCAGGTGTGGAGCCGCGCAGCGTGGGATATGTGGAGGCCCACGGCACCGGCACTCCTCTGGGCGATCCGATAGAGATGGAATCGATAAAGACCGCCTTTGGCGGAGCGGATGGGGATGAGGCTCCATGCCATACCAGCTCCGTGAAAACGAACATAGGCCATCTGGAGGCGGCGGCTGGGGTGGCAGGGCTTATCAAAACGGCGCTGTCTCTGTGGCACGGGAAGATACCACCCCATGCGAATCTGAAAAAAATCAATCCGCTGATAAAGCTTGAAGGGACGCGGTTTGCCATTCCCGAGAAGGTGGAGACATTCCATTCGCATAACGGCGTCCGGCGGGCGGGGGTGAGTTCTTTCGGATTCGGCGGGGCGAACGCCCATGTGATACTTGAAAGCCACGATCAGCCGATTGATGCGCCATCAACGCCGGAAAGACCCTTGCACGTCATCGCCATCTCCGCCAAGAACGGCGCGGTTCTTATGGAACTTGCCGCAAAATATCTGAACCTTTTGGAAAGTGATCCGGCGATCCGGCTTGCCGATCTGGCCTGCGCGGCCAACGCCGGGCGCTCCCACATGCCGGTGCGGGCGGCGTTTGTGGCCGGGTCCTGCGCCGAACTTGCGGAGAAACTTCGCGTATTTATCAGGGAGGGCGCTCCGGCGAAGAAAAGCGCGGGCGTGAAAACCGGCGATACGTCCAGGCTCCCGGCCCATGATGAGGATATGTTTGCAAGCAGGGAGAAACTCGAACAACTGGCGGCCGCATACAGGGACGGCGTCAACGTGGACTGGACGAAGTATTATTCAAGGCGGCGGTGTACTGCCTTTGGCGCCCCTTTATATCCGTTCCAGCGCAAGCGCCATTGGGCTTTAACCGAACATCATGGAACACAGCCCGGCCGCGCCGCCACGGAGCTTCCGGGGGAGAAGATCGAATTGGCCGATCCTCCCGGCGGCTGTGTCTATCAAGGCGCGATATCGGCTGCGGCGACTCCCTGGATCGCAGGGCACATAATAAACGGTGAAATGGCGCTTCCCGGCGTAGCGTACATGCTTATGGCCCTGGACGCGGCTTTCGGAGAAGGGGAATCCGTGGCCGGCGTCGAAATGAACGATATACGGTTTGACAACCTGATCATCGTCAGGGGGGCGGGGCAAAAGGATATTTTCACCCAATGCACTCCGGATGGGGATGGCCACTCAATCGCTATTTACTCCGCGCCAGATATCAACCACATGAAATGCGGGATTCGCAAATATCCGCGGTCCGGCCAATCCCGCGGTCTGTTGCCTGTGGATGAAATAAAAGCGAGGCTCGGCGAACCATCAACAGGGGCCCGATTCTATGAGGCATGGGTCGGCCGGGGTTTCAGCTGGAGCGAAGGTTTTAACAACGTTACAGATTTGTGGACAGGGGAGGGGGAGGCGCTGGCGTTGGTGGAAACGCCATCGGGCTCCGGTCTTGGCGTACGCGCCGGAATTCTTGACGCCTGCGGCCATTCTTTGGCCGAGATCGCCGGGGGGATGAACAAGGGAGTCTTCGTCTTCAAATCGGCGGACTCGTTCAGGATGCACCTGCCCATCGCCGGGAAGAAGTTTTGGTCCCACGCAACGGGCAATTACAGCGCGGTGGAAAATGCGCTGACCGGGGACATCACCATCGCTTTGGAGACAGGCGAAGTGGCCGCGGAATTTCGCGGGGTGCGATTGGTGTTCATAAACGCCATGGCGGAAGCCGCGGCCGTACCCGCCGCCAAAGAGGCCGATCCGATCAATGACGATCTTCTCCAGACCTACGGCGCGGACATGGAAAAGGCGATCCGCGCATGGCTGGCCTCGGAAGCGGGCCGGATATTCATGATCAAGGAAGACGAAATTGATATAGACACACCGCTGGGGGCGCTTGGGATGGACTCCCTCATGGCGATGGACCTGGCCGACTCGATATCCGCCAGGTTGAAAATCAAAATCAGCGCTGTGGAACTGATGGGGGACGATGTGAGCCTTGCCGGGCTTGCAAAGCATCTTGCCGGGCCGCTTCCGGACACTGCGAATGAAGCGGCCGGGCTTATAATCCCGGAGGCACCCACGGCGGAAAATTTTTCTCCCCTTTCATACGGGCAGCGCGCGCTGTGGTTTGTCAGCAAAATGTCGCCGGACAGCGCGGCGTACAATGTGGCCTTCGCCGCCGCCATCCGTTCGCAAATCGGCCATGGAGCGTTGCGCGCCGCCCTCGATACGCTGGCGCAAAGGCATCCGGCTTTGCGGACGGTGTTCACGATGGCGGGCGGGGAAGTCAAATGCAGGGAATTGGAGGAGGGAAGGATCGAATTCAACGTCACGCAAGCGCTGGGATCCGATGACGCGGCTGTCCGGGAACAGGTGAACAAAGCTTACGGGCGTCCCTTTGACCTTGAGAACGGCCCCCTGGCGCGGGTGGACATCTTCACCCGCTCGCCCAAAGATCACGTCATGCTCGTCACGGTGAGCCATATCATCTGCGATGGATGGTCGCTGTGGCTGCTGATGGACGAGATGGGCAAGCTTTACGGGGCGCAAGTAAAAGGGACAACGGCGGACCTGCCTCCGGTGGCCAAAACGTACGGCGATTTCACCTCGTGGCAAAAGGGGATGGTGGACGGGCCGGAGGGGCGCAAGAGCCTTGAATACTGGACGAAACGGATTTCCGGGGACATCCCGCCACTGGATCTGCCCGTGGACAGACCAAGGCCGGAGGTGAAAACGGAGAACGGCGCCACTGTCAATTTTGATATGCCGGGAAACGTTTCGGAAGGGATCAAAAGGCTGGCCAGGGAGGCGAACACCACCCCCTATACAGTGGCGCTCTCCGCCTTTTTCGCGTTTTTATACAGGTACACCAACCAGGAAACATTGCTTGCCGGATCGCCGATGGCCGCGCGCCCTTCCTCCGGGTTTTACGGAGTGGCGGGTGATTTCGTCAATCCGGTGGTGATGCGGGCGGACATCAAAAAGGGGCAGACCTTCAGGAGCCTTCTGGATCAGACGCGCGCCGTTGTGATGGAGGCGATGGAACGGCAGGACTACCCGTTCGGGCTGCTGGTGGAAAAACTGAAAGTCCGGCGCGACCCGGCCCGTTCGCCGCTGTTCGATGTCATGTTCATCTACCAGAAGCCGCAGCAGTCCGCCGGGATAATCGGCATGATGGCCGTGGCAGGGAACGGAGCTTCCTTCGAATGGGGAGGGCTTGCCATGGCCCCGTTTGGCGTGGCGCAGCAGGAAGGGCAGATGGACCTGGCCCTGGAAATAGCCGAGACTCCGGACGCAATGTTCGGCTCCATGAAATACAACACGGACATTTATGGTTCGCAGACCGTTTCACGCATGGCTTCGCATTATATGCGGATGCTGGAAGCCGCGATAAATTCACCGGACACGCCAATCGCCGCCGCCCCGATGATGCGCGACGAAGAGCTCCGGGGGGAGATAGACACGTGGAACGCCACGGACATCCGGTTTGACATGCCGCGCCCTGTTCACGAAATATTCGAGGAAGCGGCGCGCCGGGCGCCACAATCGCCAGCCGTGATTTCTGAAACAGGCCGGATTACTTATGGAGAGCTGGACGCCGCTTCGGACAGGATCGCTCTAAGGCTCGTTGAAGAAGGATGCGTTCCCGGAGGGCTTGCGGCGGTGTTCATGGAACGCTCGCCGGAGGCGCTGGCGGGGATCATCGGCGCGATGAAGGCGGGGCTCGCCTATGTCCCGGTGGACCCGGAATACCCGGCGCAACGGGTGGAGTTCATGCTTGGCGACGCTTGCCCGGCGGCGGTGATCGCAAACAGCCGGACGGCGTCAAGGCTTGCTCCCGGCAAATGGAAAATCATCCCGGCCGATTCACCATTGAACGGCGCCAAAGGCCCGGCAAAGGCTAAAACTGAGGCGAAAGTTGCGATGGACTGTCTGGCATATGTGATATACACCTCCGGCTCCACGGGAACGCCTAAAGGAGTGATGGTCACGCACGCCAATCTTTTCAACTCCACCATGGCCCGGATGGCGTATTACGCCAAAGCGCCGGAACGATACCTTCTATTATCGTCATTGTCGTTCGACAGCTCCGTGGCGGGGCTGTTCTGGACATTATGCTCGGGCGGGGCGATTGTCCTGCCGCCGAAGGATTTTGGCAAAGACATCGGTTCGCTGGCGGACTTGATCGCGCGGGAGAAAGTGACGCACACCCTGGCGCTTCCTTCGCTTTATTCGCTCCTGTTGGGCGGGCCGGACGCATCAAAGCTTGAAAGCCTCAAGGTGGTGATAGCCGCCGGGGAGGTGATCCCGCCATCCCTGCCTGTCCGGCATCATGACCTGGCGCCGGGAGCGGATTTTTACAACGAATATGGCCCCACGGAAGGGACGGTGTGGTGCTGCGCTCATAAATGCGAAGCGGACAACGGCGCTTCGGCCGTTCCCATCGGGCGGCCCATCGCCAACGCGAAGCTATATGTCCTCAATGAAGCGATGGAACCTGCGCCGGCAGGTGTGGCAGGGGAGCTGTACATCGGCGGGCCGCAGGTGGCCAAAGGTTATTTGAACCAGCCGGAACTTACGGAAGAAAGATTCGTGGCGGACCCGTTTTCGCGCGGCGGCCGGCTTTACAGGACCGGGGACATCGCGCGGCGTTTAAAAGACGGCGCCCTGGAATTCATCGGCAGGATGGACGGGCAGGTGAAGGTCCGTGGATACAGGATAGAACAGGGAGAAATCGAGGCGGCGCTGCTTGCGCACCCTTCCGTAAAGGAAGCGGCAGTGACTGCGTGGAGCGATCCGTCCGGCGGCAAGCGAATCGTCGCATACATAACCTCCGCCAATGGGGCGCTGGACGTGTTGCGTATAAAGGAATACCTGGGAGGAAAGCTCCCTTCATTCATGGTCCCTTCGGCGATTGTTACCCTGGATGCGATGCCGCTGTCGCCAAATGGCAAGCTGGACAAAAAGGCGCTCCCCGCCCCGGACATGGACACCTTGCGCGGGGAAAATGAATACACTCCTCCGTCCAACGAGATGGAGACGCTCATCGCGTCTGTGTGGGGCGGGCTGCTGAACATGGAAAAAGTGGGGGCGCGGGACAATTTTTTCGATATGGGGGGCCATTCGCTGCTCATGGCGCGGGCGCACGCGGCCTTGCAGGAAAAAATGGCGAGGAACTTCTCGATAGTGGAAATGTACAAGAATCCGACCATAGAGTCGCTGGCCGCCGCCCTTGCCGGGAACGGTGATGACGGCGCACCTTCCGCCAAACTTGCGGAAGCGGCGGCCCGGGGGGGACTGCGGGGCGAAATGAGCCGGATGCGGGCGGCCAGGCGCGGGATGAAAAAATGA